One Frankiales bacterium genomic region harbors:
- a CDS encoding FAD-dependent oxidoreductase codes for MTPVPEQAQVVVVGGGIVGCSVAYHLARRGVSDLVLLERAELTSGTTWHAAGLVGQLRSSQNLTRLAKYTAELLPDLERETGQATGFQQRGSVSVATSGERMHELLRNVSAARLFGLEAHRLGPREIEQLVPIAELEDVVGGVFLPGDGSTNPVDTTRAFALGAKARGATVVEHAAATSVVVESGRVRGVRYHLDGVDREISCSTVVNAAGMWARELMHPLGVDVPLHAAEHFYVVTEPVPGLPPGMPVLRDPDGCSYFKEDAGKLLVGWFEPVAKPWAVQKVRGVPAIPDGFAFGTLPPDLDHIAPLMEQAVRRVPVLGDAGIQLFFNGPESFTPDDRYLLGPTPEVDGLFLACGFNSIGIQSAGGAGSVLADWIVDGYPPMDLWDVDVRRMMPFQGTSHYLRDRTTESLGLLYAMHWPSRQYETARDVRRTPFHAQLASEGAFFGEVAGWERANWYAGPGREPRYDYSYGREGWFPHARSEHLAVRNAVGLIDLSSFGKFVVKGPGACRALNRICANEVDVAVGRIVYTQWLNDRGTVEADVTVTRESENSFLVVTAAATQRRDFAWLERQLGEEAGCTAFDVTSAYAVLGVFGPGSRAVLSRASIDDFSTAAFPFGGSRTVEIGYARVRASRVSYTGELGWELYIPTEYAVHVLDQVRDADGTAALVGYNALNSLRVEKAFRSWGHDIGTDDTPLEAGLGFAVAWDKPGGFIGRDQLSAASARGVRRHLLQFQLASDAPLLHHNEPILRDGVAVGRITSGAYGHSLDRSMGLGYVTLEPGEDPRHGGLVDAFEVEVAAERFPAVATLDPAYDPGGTRMRA; via the coding sequence ATGACCCCTGTCCCTGAGCAGGCACAGGTCGTCGTGGTGGGCGGGGGGATCGTCGGTTGCAGCGTCGCCTACCACCTGGCCCGACGTGGTGTCAGCGACCTCGTGCTCCTCGAACGGGCGGAGCTGACGTCCGGGACGACATGGCACGCTGCGGGGCTGGTCGGGCAGCTGCGGTCGAGCCAGAACCTCACGCGGCTCGCCAAGTACACGGCGGAGCTGCTTCCGGACCTGGAGCGGGAGACAGGTCAGGCCACCGGGTTCCAGCAACGCGGCTCGGTGAGCGTCGCAACCTCGGGCGAGCGCATGCACGAGCTCCTCCGGAACGTGTCGGCGGCTCGCCTGTTCGGCCTCGAGGCGCACCGGCTCGGTCCACGCGAGATCGAGCAGCTGGTGCCGATCGCTGAGCTGGAGGACGTGGTCGGAGGAGTGTTCCTCCCGGGCGACGGGTCCACCAACCCCGTCGACACCACGCGAGCTTTCGCTCTCGGGGCCAAGGCGCGGGGCGCGACGGTCGTCGAGCACGCTGCAGCGACCTCGGTCGTGGTGGAGAGCGGCCGGGTCCGAGGAGTCCGCTACCACCTGGACGGCGTGGACCGCGAGATCAGCTGTTCGACGGTCGTCAATGCTGCCGGGATGTGGGCGCGCGAGCTGATGCATCCGCTCGGGGTGGACGTCCCGCTGCATGCTGCCGAGCACTTCTACGTGGTGACGGAGCCGGTGCCGGGTCTGCCTCCTGGCATGCCCGTGCTCCGGGATCCCGACGGCTGCTCCTACTTCAAGGAGGACGCGGGCAAGCTGCTCGTGGGCTGGTTCGAGCCGGTGGCCAAGCCCTGGGCGGTGCAGAAGGTCCGTGGTGTGCCCGCCATCCCGGACGGGTTCGCCTTCGGCACGCTGCCGCCGGACCTCGACCACATCGCGCCGCTGATGGAGCAGGCGGTGCGTCGCGTCCCGGTCCTGGGGGACGCCGGCATCCAGCTGTTCTTCAACGGCCCTGAATCGTTCACGCCGGACGACCGCTACCTGCTGGGGCCCACCCCAGAAGTGGACGGGCTGTTCCTGGCCTGTGGGTTCAACTCGATCGGGATCCAGTCCGCCGGCGGCGCCGGCAGTGTCCTCGCCGACTGGATCGTGGACGGGTATCCGCCCATGGACCTGTGGGACGTCGACGTCCGGCGGATGATGCCCTTCCAAGGCACCAGCCACTACCTCCGTGATCGCACGACGGAGTCGCTCGGGCTCCTGTACGCCATGCACTGGCCGAGCCGTCAGTACGAGACAGCACGCGACGTGCGTCGCACGCCGTTCCACGCGCAGCTCGCTTCTGAGGGGGCCTTCTTCGGTGAGGTCGCCGGGTGGGAGCGGGCCAACTGGTACGCGGGACCCGGTCGCGAACCGCGGTACGACTACAGCTACGGCCGGGAGGGCTGGTTCCCGCACGCACGTTCCGAGCACCTCGCCGTACGCAACGCGGTCGGGCTGATCGACCTGTCCTCCTTCGGGAAGTTCGTCGTCAAGGGCCCCGGGGCGTGCCGGGCGCTCAACCGGATCTGCGCCAACGAGGTCGACGTCGCTGTCGGGCGCATCGTCTACACGCAGTGGCTCAACGACAGAGGGACCGTCGAGGCGGACGTCACCGTGACCCGGGAGTCTGAGAACAGCTTCCTCGTCGTCACCGCTGCGGCCACTCAGCGGCGGGACTTCGCGTGGCTCGAGCGGCAGCTCGGCGAGGAGGCCGGCTGCACGGCCTTCGATGTCACGTCGGCCTATGCGGTCCTCGGCGTCTTCGGTCCTGGATCCCGGGCGGTGCTCTCCCGCGCCTCCATCGACGACTTCTCGACCGCGGCATTCCCGTTCGGCGGCTCCCGCACGGTCGAGATCGGCTATGCGCGGGTCCGAGCCAGCCGGGTCAGCTACACGGGGGAGCTGGGCTGGGAGCTCTACATCCCGACCGAGTATGCGGTGCACGTTCTCGACCAGGTGAGGGACGCGGACGGGACCGCGGCGTTGGTGGGGTACAACGCACTGAACTCCCTCCGGGTGGAGAAGGCGTTCCGGAGCTGGGGGCACGACATCGGCACCGACGACACACCGCTCGAGGCCGGCCTCGGCTTCGCTGTCGCCTGGGACAAGCCTGGGGGCTTCATCGGGCGGGACCAGCTGTCCGCCGCGAGCGCTCGAGGGGTACGCCGGCACCTGCTCCAGTTCCAGCTGGCGTCGGACGCCCCGTTGCTCCACCACAACGAGCCGATCCTGCGCGATGGGGTGGCGGTAGGGCGGATCACGTCGGGGGCATACGGGCACAGCCTCGATCGGAGCATGGGCCTCGGCTACGTGACTCTGGAGCCGGGCGAGGACCCGCGGCACGGCGGGCTGGTGGACGCGTTCGAGGTGGAGGTCGCCGCTGAGCGGTTCCCTGCGGTCGCGACGCTCGACCCGGCCTACGATCCCGGCGGCACCCGCATGCGGGCCTGA